One segment of Methanomassiliicoccales archaeon DNA contains the following:
- a CDS encoding Lrp/AsnC family transcriptional regulator: protein MIDHLDDKIIEILKKDSRRPFVEIANELEVSEGTIRSRVKKLFEEGVIQAFTIKTSSKNVKALVEVKIDVNVNTSDIADQIAGFKGVSEVFEVTGEEDIVAIIDVTSSPQLNEIIEQIRRFDNVESTRTRLILKEHFGAD, encoded by the coding sequence TTGATAGATCACCTGGATGATAAGATCATAGAGATACTGAAAAAGGATTCGAGACGGCCTTTCGTAGAGATAGCTAATGAGTTGGAGGTCTCGGAGGGGACCATCCGCTCCAGGGTCAAGAAGCTTTTTGAGGAAGGCGTGATACAGGCGTTCACCATAAAGACCAGCAGCAAGAACGTTAAGGCTCTGGTAGAGGTTAAGATCGATGTCAACGTGAACACCTCCGACATAGCCGACCAGATCGCCGGATTCAAGGGAGTGTCCGAGGTATTCGAGGTCACTGGGGAGGAGGACATCGTAGCTATTATCGATGTCACATCATCACCGCAGCTGAATGAGATCATCGAGCAAATACGCCGATTCGATAACGTGGAATCGACGCGCACGCGGCTCATACTCAAAGAGCATTTCGGAGCTGATTAA
- the dapA gene encoding 4-hydroxy-tetrahydrodipicolinate synthase, with translation MFKGCATALITPFKEDGEIDEDGLRELVALQEEAKIDAIVPCGTTGESATLTHKEHLKVIGIVREEAKRAKVIAGAGSNATHEAIHLSKGAKDLGVDGVLLISPYYNKPNQKGIFRHYEAIAKAVDIPIVVYNVPSRTGSNIAAPTIKRLSEVPNIVAVKEASGNMSQIMGILATVSPKFNVLSGDDLLTFPMLALGAQGVISVTSNIVPEMMVEMTHAALEGDWVRARRLHFKMLPLFTDLFLDTNPIPVKTAMRMMKRPSGVFRLPLCDMEPGTAEILKRTLTEFKLV, from the coding sequence ATGTTCAAAGGATGCGCAACAGCGCTAATCACCCCCTTCAAGGAGGACGGTGAGATCGATGAGGACGGGCTTCGGGAGCTTGTCGCTCTGCAGGAGGAGGCAAAGATCGACGCCATCGTGCCCTGCGGCACCACTGGAGAATCGGCTACCCTCACTCACAAGGAGCACCTGAAGGTGATCGGCATCGTCAGGGAAGAGGCCAAACGGGCCAAGGTCATTGCCGGGGCGGGCAGCAACGCCACTCACGAGGCCATCCACCTATCGAAGGGGGCCAAGGACCTGGGTGTGGACGGCGTTCTGTTGATATCACCTTATTACAACAAGCCGAATCAGAAAGGTATATTCCGTCATTACGAGGCCATCGCCAAAGCGGTGGACATCCCGATAGTGGTCTACAACGTTCCCAGCCGCACAGGCTCCAACATAGCCGCCCCGACCATCAAGCGCCTCTCTGAGGTGCCGAACATCGTGGCGGTGAAGGAGGCCAGTGGGAACATGTCTCAGATCATGGGTATATTAGCCACGGTGTCACCCAAGTTCAACGTTCTTTCCGGGGACGATCTGCTCACCTTTCCCATGTTGGCGCTGGGCGCGCAGGGCGTCATATCGGTCACATCCAACATTGTGCCGGAGATGATGGTCGAGATGACCCATGCAGCCCTGGAAGGGGATTGGGTAAGGGCCCGACGGTTGCATTTCAAGATGCTCCCGCTCTTCACCGACCTGTTCCTAGATACCAATCCCATACCGGTAAAGACGGCGATGAGGATGATGAAAAGGCCATCTGGGGTCTTCCGTTTGCCCCTTTGCGACATGGAACCGGGAACCGCTGAGATACTAAAGAGGACACTGACGGAATTTAAGCTAGTGTAA